In Paracoccus contaminans, the genomic stretch CTACCTCCGTTCAGGAGACGCTGCACTCGTGAATGGAGTGGCGTACCGATCACGTGATGGGCGCCACTCTTCCATCAAAGCGTTGACCGGCCTTTTGCGATCAGCTCAGGAACATCGCCGTTGGCTAACCGAAACTATCTTGCCGCAGGTGCAACGAGGTGAACGTTTCGTTATCGTCCACCGTTGGGCACGATGGGGCTCAGCGACGGACGTCTTTCGAAATGAAGCGAACGCGATATTCAGCCGTTCGCCGGTCAGCAAAAACCTCAGTGCAGCCGAAATACTGGCGTTGGATAACTTCCTAAGACGTCGGGTGTAGCTTCCCCGCTTGACACCCCCAGCCCCGCCCGCCATAAGCCCCCATCGCCGTCGCTCCAACCGAATCGACAGCGCCCGCCAAGGCCGCCCGCAACGGGGGCGGCCTTGCGGTTTTCAGAACTGCCAGGTCCGATGCTGGCCCCGCGTGGTGCGTGGTCAGCCTCTCGACTGAAATCCCCGATAGAGGGATGCTTTGATGCAAAGCCAGACCATCCGTATCCGGCTCAAGGCGTTCGATTATCGCGTGCTGGACGCCAGCACCGCCGAGATCGTCAACACCGCCAAGCGCACCGGCGCTCAGGTTCGCGGCCCGATCCCGCTGCCGAACAAGATCGAGAAATTCACCGTCCTGCGCGGTCCGCATATCGACAAGAAGTCGCGCGACCAGTGGGAAATCCGCACGCACAAGCGGATGCTGGACATCGTGGATCCCACGCCCCAGACGGTTGACGCCCTGATGAAGCTCGACCTCGCCGCCGGCGTGGATGTCGAGATCAAGGTGTAAGGGGGCATCATGCGGACAGGTATCATCGCCAAGAAGCTGGGCATGACCCGGCTGTTTCTTGAAGACGGGCGCCAGGTGCCCGTGACCGTGCTGCAGCTGGACAATGTCCAGGTCATCGCGCAGCGCACCCAGGCGACCGACGGCTATGTCGCCGTCCAGCTGGGCGCGGGCGACGCCAAGGCCAAGCGCGTCTCGGCCCCCATGCGCGGCCATTTCGCCAAGGCGAACGTGGCCCCCAAGCGCAAGATCGTCGAGTTCCGCGTGACCGAGGAGAACCTGGTCCCGGTCGGCGAGGAAATCATCGCGGCGCATTATTTCGCGGGCCAGTTCGTGGACATCGCGGGCACCTCGATCGGCAAGGGCTTTGCCGGCGCGATGAAGCGGCACAACTTCGGCGGTCTTCGCGCCACGCACGGCGTGTCGATCAGCCACCGCTCGCACGGCTCGACCGGCCAGTGCCAGGACCCCGGCAAGGTGTTCAAGGGCAAGAAGATGGCCGGCCACATGGGCGCCGTGCGCGTCACCACCCAGAACCTGCAGGTCGTCAAGACCGACGCCGATCGCGGCCTGATCATGGTCAAGGGCTCGGTGCCCGGTTCCAAGGGCGGCTGGGTCATCGTCAAGGACGCGGTGAAGAAGCCCGCCTCCGAGAACACGATCTATCCGGCCGCGCTGCGCTCGGCCGAACGCGAGGCCAAGCGCCTGGCCGAGGAAGCCGCCGCCCAGGCCGCTGCCGAGGAAGAAGCCGCGCGTCTGGCCGCGCTGGAGGCTGAGGCTGCTGCGCAGGCGGCTGCCCTGGCCGAGGCCGAGGCGTCGATCGCTGCCGACAAGGAAGCCGCCGATCCGAATGCCGACAAGGCATCCGATCTGGATGGCGGGGCCGCGCCGGAAGGGGACAAGGAATGAAACTCGACGTGATTTCGCTTTCCTCGGGCAAGGCCGGGGACATCGAACTGGCCGACGACATCTTCGGGCTGGAGCCGCGCGCGGACATCCTGCACCGCGTCGTCCGCTGGCAGCGGGCCAAGGCGCAGCAGGGGACGCATTCGGTCCTCGGCAAGTCCGAGGTCAGCTATTCGACCAAGAAGATCTATCGCCAGAAGGGCACGGGCGGCGCACGCCACGGCTCGCGAAAGGCGCCGATCTTCCGCAAGGGTGGTGTCTACAAGGGCCCGACCCCGCGCAGCCACGCCTTTGATCTGCCCAAGAAGGTCCGGGCGCTCGGTCTGCGGCATGCGCTGTCGGCCAAGGCATCGCGCGGCAAGCTGGTGATCCTGGACAATCTGGACCTGGCCGAAGCCAAGACCTCGGCCGTCGCCAAGGCGGTCAAGGAACAGGGCTGGAAGCGCGTGCTGGTGATCGACGGCGTCGACGTGAACGAGAACTTCGCCCGCGCGGCCCGCAACCTGGAAAACGTGGACGTGCTGCCCTCGATGGGCGCGAACGTCTATGACATCCTGCGCCGCGACACGCTGGTGATCACGCGCGCCGGCGTCGAGGCGCTGGTTGCGCGTCTGAACGGGGCGAACCGCGGCAATGGCGCAGGCCGCAGCGCGGCCGAGGCGCAGGCGCCGGTCCTGTTCGCCACGGATGCACCCGTCGCCGGCGCCTCGTCGGCCGGCGCGGACGTGAACGGAGGGGCCGTGTGATGGCTGCGAAACCCGAACATTACGACGTGATCGTCAAGCCGATCATCACCGAAAAGGCGACGCTGGCGGGCGAGCTGTCCAACGCCGTCACCTTCGAAGTGGCCAAGGCCGCCACCAAGCCGCAGATCCGCGAGGCGGTCGAGACGCTGTTCAATGTCAAGGTCAAGGCGGTCAACACCGTGGTGACCAAGGGCAAGGTCAAGCGCTTCAAGGGCCGTCCCGGCGTCCGCTCGGACGTCAAGAAGGCCTATGTGATGCTCGAGGCTGGCAACAGCATCGACGTGAACACCGGGCTGTAAGGCCCGGACAACGGCGGCGGGGCATTGCCCGGCCGCCGTCAATTCGACTGAAACGGACCTCAGGTCCAAGGCAAACGGAAGACAGCAACCATGGCACTCAAGTCGTATAAGCCGACGACGCCTGGCCAGCGCGGGCTGGTACTGATCGACCGTTCGGAGCTTTGGAAAGGCCGCCCCGTCAAGACCCTGACCGAGGGTCTGACCAAGACGGGCGGCCGGAACAATACCGGGCGCGTCACCATGTGGCACAAAGGCGGCGGGGCCAAGCGGCTCTACCGCATCGTCGATTTCAAGCGCACCAAGTTCGATGTCCCCGCGACGGTCGAGCGGATCGAATATGATCCCAACCGCACGGCCTTCATCGCGCTGGTGAAATACGAGGACGGCGAGCAGGCCTATATCCTCGCGCCCCAGCGTCTGGCGGTGGGCGACAAGGTGATCGCCTCGAAGAAGGCCGATATCAAGCCGGGCAACGCCATGCCCTTCAGCGGCATGCCGATCGGCACGATCGTCCACAATGTCGAGCTGAAGCCGGGCAAGGGCGGGCAGCTGGCCCGTTCGGCCGGCGCCTATGCGCAGTTCGTCGGCCGCGACGGCGGCTATGCCCAGATCCGCCTGTCCTCGGGCGAGCTGCGGCTGGTCCGTCAGGAATGCATGGCCACCATCGGCGCCGTGTCGAACCCCGACCATTCCAACCAGAACCTCGGCAAGGCCGGGCGCAAGCGCCATATGGGCGTGCGCCCGACCGTCCGCGGCGTCGCGATGAACCCGATCGACCACCCGCATGGCGGCGGCGAGGGCCGCACCTCGGGCGGCCGGCACCCGGTTACCCCGTGGGGCAAGCCGACCAAGGGCAAGCGCACCCGTTCCAACAAGGCGACCGACAAGTACATCCTGCGGTCGCGCCACGCCAAGAAGAAGGGGCGCTGATCCATGGCACGTTCTGTTTGGAAAGGCCCCTTTGTCGATGCCTATGTCCTGCGCAAGGCGGAAAAGGCACGGGAATCGGGACGCTCGGACGTCATCAAGATCTGGTCGCGCCGCTCGACCATCCTGCCGCAATTCGTCGGCCTGACCTTTGGCGTCTATAACGGCCAGAAGCATATCCCGGTCAACGTGACCGAGGAAATGATCGGCCAGAAATTCGGTGAATATTCGCCGACCCGGACCTATTACGGTCACGCCGCCGACAAGAAAGCGAAAAGGAAGTAATCCCCATGGGTAAGGAACAAAATCCGCGCCGCGTGGCGGAGAACGAGGCGATGGCGAAGACCAAGATGCTTCGCACCTCGCCGCAGAAGCTGAACCTTGTCGCCGCAATGATCCGCGGCAAGAAGGTGGACAAGGCGCTGGCCGATCTGACGTTTTCCAAGCGCCGCATCGCCGGCGACGTCAAGAAATGCCTGCAGTCGGCAATCGCCAATGCTGAAAACAACCACAACCTGGATGTGGACAGCCTGATCGTGGCCGAGGCCTGGGTCGGCAAGAACATGGTGATGAAGCGTGGCCGCCCCCGTGCCCGTGGCCGGTTCGGCAAGATCATGAAGCCGTTCTCGGAAATCACCATCACCGTGCGCGAGATCGATGCCGCCGCCGAAGCCGCCAAGAAGGCTGCCAAAGCGCAAAAGCGCACCGCCTCGAACCGCCAGGCCGAGGCCACCACCACCCCTGAAGCTGCTGCCGAGGAGCTCGCGTAATGGGACAGAAGGTAAACCCCATCGGGATGCGCCTGCAGGTCAACCGGACCTGGGACAGCCGCTGGTTTGCGGACAGCAAGGATTACGGCGACCTGCTGATCGAGGATGTGCGCATCCGCGAGTTCATCCACGAGGAAGCCAAGCAGGCCGGCATCAGCCGCGTCATCATCGAGCGTCCGCACAAGAAGTGCCGCGTGACGATCCATGCCGCCCGTCCGGGCGTCATCATCGGCCGCAAGGGCGCCGATATCGAGACGCTGCGCAAGAAGCTGGCGAACTTCACCGATTCGGAGCTGCACCTCAACATCGTCGAGGTCCGCAAGCCCGAGCTGGACGCTCAGCTCGTCGCCGAATCGATCGCCCAGCAGCTTGAGCGCCGGGTTTCGTTCCGCCGCGCGATGAAGCGTGCGGTGCAGAACGCGATGCGCATGGGTGCCCTGGGCATCCGCGTGAACGTCGCGGGCCGCCTCGGCGGCGCCGAGATCGCGCGGACGGAATGGTACCGCGAAGGCCGGGTGCCGCTGCACACGCTGCGCGCCGACATTGATTATGCGCTGTCGGAAGCATCGACCCCTTACGGGATCATCGGCGTCAAGGTCTGGATCTTCAAGGGCGAGATCATGGAACACGATCCGCAGGCCCGCGACCGCAAGGCCGCCGAGGCCCAGGACGGTCCGTCCCCCCGCGGCCCGCGCCGCGACCGCGACGACCGTCCGGCGCGCTGAGGAGTAACAAGGAATGCTGCAACCGAAACGGACCAAGTTCCGCAAACAATTCAAGGGCCGCATCCATGGCGAGGCCAAGGGCGGGTTCAACCTGAACTTCGGCTCCTACGCGCTGAAGGCGACCGAGCCCGAGCGCGTCACCGCGCGCCAGATCGAGGCGGCCCGCCGCGCGATCACCCGCCACATGAAGCGTCAGGGCCGGGTCTGGATCCGGATTTTCCCGGACGTGCCGGTTTCCTCGAAACCGACCGAGGTGCGGATGGGTAAGGGCAAGGGTTCGATCGATTTCTGGGCGGCCCGCGTCCATCCCGGCCGGATCATGTTCGAGATCGACGGCGTCGATGACGAGATCGCCCGCGAAGCCCTGCGCCTTGGCGCGCAGAAGCTGCCCGTCCTGACCCGGATCGTGCACCGCGAAGATTGGTAAGGCGCGCATCGCTGCGCCTGGCAGACAGAGAGGCCCCGCCGGTGACGGCGGGGCTTTTCTCTTGCCCTGAAAACCATGTTTTTCCTTGCCACACAGGGCATGCGCGCGTATAGGCCAAGCCTTCATCTCGCACTCCACCGGGAATCAGGGTGTCCCTGCCAGCAGGGGCCTTCCGGTGATGTTGAAAGGACCAGGGGCATGAAAGCCGCCGAACTGAAGGACAAGACGCCCGAACAGCTGCGCGAGCAGCTGGTCGCGCTGAAGAAGGAGGCGTTCAACCTGCGCTTCCAGCAGGCCACCGGCCAGATCGAATCGACCGCCCGCATGCGCGCCGTCCGCAAGGACGTGGCCCGCGTTCTGACCGTCATGAACCAGAAGGCCGCTGCCGCGGCCCAGTCGAACTGAGGGGGCTGCCATGCCGAAACGCATTCTTCAGGGCCGCGTCACCAGCGACAAGAACGAGCAGACGATCACCGTTCTGGTCGAGCGGCGCTTCAAGCATCCGCTGCTGCACAAGACCGTGCGGTCGTCCAAGAAATACCGGGCGCATGACGCTCTGAACCAGTTCAAGGTCGGCGATACCGTCCGCATCGTCGAATGCGCGCCGATTTCCAAGACCAAGCGCTGGACGGTCCTGACGGACCAGTCGGCTGCTGCCCTGACCACTGCTGCGGCAGATCAGGCCTGATGCAACCGCGGGTGGGCCGGGTGGCCCGCCAGTGACATATCGAAACCCTGGGGCCGGGACTGCAACCGGTCCCCAAAGGTCGGGAGCTAACCATGATCCAGATGCAGACCAACCTGGATGTTGCTGACAACTCCGGCGCGCGCCGGGTGCAGTGCATCAAGGTTCTGGGCGGATCGCATCGGCGCTATGCGTCGGTCGGCGACATCATCGTCGTCTCCGTCAAGGAAGCCATTCCGCGCGGCCGCGTGAAGAAGGGCGACGTGCGCAAGGCCGTCGTCGTGCGCACCGCCAAGGAAGTCAAGCGCGAGGACGGCACCTCGATCCGCTTTGACGCGAACGCCGCCGTCATCCTGAACAACCAAGGCGAGCCGGTCGGCACCCGCATCTTCGGGCCGGTCGTGCGCGAGCTGCGCGCCAAGAACTTCATGAAGATCATCTCGCTTGCGCCGGAGGTGCTGTGATGGCCGCCAAGCTCAAGAAGGGTGACACGGTCATCGTCCTGACCGGCAAGGACAAGGGCAAGACCGGCGAGATCACGCAGGTCATGCCCAAGGACAACAAGG encodes the following:
- the rpsJ gene encoding 30S ribosomal protein S10 encodes the protein MQSQTIRIRLKAFDYRVLDASTAEIVNTAKRTGAQVRGPIPLPNKIEKFTVLRGPHIDKKSRDQWEIRTHKRMLDIVDPTPQTVDALMKLDLAAGVDVEIKV
- the rplC gene encoding 50S ribosomal protein L3; the encoded protein is MMRTGIIAKKLGMTRLFLEDGRQVPVTVLQLDNVQVIAQRTQATDGYVAVQLGAGDAKAKRVSAPMRGHFAKANVAPKRKIVEFRVTEENLVPVGEEIIAAHYFAGQFVDIAGTSIGKGFAGAMKRHNFGGLRATHGVSISHRSHGSTGQCQDPGKVFKGKKMAGHMGAVRVTTQNLQVVKTDADRGLIMVKGSVPGSKGGWVIVKDAVKKPASENTIYPAALRSAEREAKRLAEEAAAQAAAEEEAARLAALEAEAAAQAAALAEAEASIAADKEAADPNADKASDLDGGAAPEGDKE
- a CDS encoding 50S ribosomal protein L23, which encodes MAAKPEHYDVIVKPIITEKATLAGELSNAVTFEVAKAATKPQIREAVETLFNVKVKAVNTVVTKGKVKRFKGRPGVRSDVKKAYVMLEAGNSIDVNTGL
- the rplB gene encoding 50S ribosomal protein L2, translating into MALKSYKPTTPGQRGLVLIDRSELWKGRPVKTLTEGLTKTGGRNNTGRVTMWHKGGGAKRLYRIVDFKRTKFDVPATVERIEYDPNRTAFIALVKYEDGEQAYILAPQRLAVGDKVIASKKADIKPGNAMPFSGMPIGTIVHNVELKPGKGGQLARSAGAYAQFVGRDGGYAQIRLSSGELRLVRQECMATIGAVSNPDHSNQNLGKAGRKRHMGVRPTVRGVAMNPIDHPHGGGEGRTSGGRHPVTPWGKPTKGKRTRSNKATDKYILRSRHAKKKGR
- the rpsS gene encoding 30S ribosomal protein S19, producing MARSVWKGPFVDAYVLRKAEKARESGRSDVIKIWSRRSTILPQFVGLTFGVYNGQKHIPVNVTEEMIGQKFGEYSPTRTYYGHAADKKAKRK
- the rpsC gene encoding 30S ribosomal protein S3, yielding MGQKVNPIGMRLQVNRTWDSRWFADSKDYGDLLIEDVRIREFIHEEAKQAGISRVIIERPHKKCRVTIHAARPGVIIGRKGADIETLRKKLANFTDSELHLNIVEVRKPELDAQLVAESIAQQLERRVSFRRAMKRAVQNAMRMGALGIRVNVAGRLGGAEIARTEWYREGRVPLHTLRADIDYALSEASTPYGIIGVKVWIFKGEIMEHDPQARDRKAAEAQDGPSPRGPRRDRDDRPAR
- the rplP gene encoding 50S ribosomal protein L16; its protein translation is MLQPKRTKFRKQFKGRIHGEAKGGFNLNFGSYALKATEPERVTARQIEAARRAITRHMKRQGRVWIRIFPDVPVSSKPTEVRMGKGKGSIDFWAARVHPGRIMFEIDGVDDEIAREALRLGAQKLPVLTRIVHREDW
- the rpmC gene encoding 50S ribosomal protein L29 — translated: MKAAELKDKTPEQLREQLVALKKEAFNLRFQQATGQIESTARMRAVRKDVARVLTVMNQKAAAAAQSN
- the rpsQ gene encoding 30S ribosomal protein S17, with translation MPKRILQGRVTSDKNEQTITVLVERRFKHPLLHKTVRSSKKYRAHDALNQFKVGDTVRIVECAPISKTKRWTVLTDQSAAALTTAAADQA
- the rplN gene encoding 50S ribosomal protein L14; translated protein: MIQMQTNLDVADNSGARRVQCIKVLGGSHRRYASVGDIIVVSVKEAIPRGRVKKGDVRKAVVVRTAKEVKREDGTSIRFDANAAVILNNQGEPVGTRIFGPVVRELRAKNFMKIISLAPEVL